The Candidatus Saccharibacteria bacterium genome has a segment encoding these proteins:
- a CDS encoding DedA family protein, which produces MQKIRNWIKSMYAWTTKWASHPRAEKYLAGITAAEGVFFPIPPDPLLMAMIFSKPNKWLRYSLITIVASILGGIIGYLIGFAFFESIGDWIISSLHLEEGYISLSQSFQENATLAVFTAALTPIPYKLITLTSGALQVNFGVFLIASILGRGTRFIVVGFLAKLLGKKYKEQIEKYIDIISICLVLILILILWLRNITH; this is translated from the coding sequence ATGCAAAAAATTAGAAATTGGATTAAGTCCATGTACGCGTGGACTACTAAATGGGCGTCACACCCGCGAGCCGAAAAATACTTAGCTGGTATTACCGCTGCAGAGGGCGTGTTCTTCCCTATACCCCCCGACCCGCTGCTAATGGCAATGATATTCTCAAAGCCTAATAAATGGCTGCGATACAGCTTAATAACGATTGTAGCGTCAATACTCGGTGGCATAATTGGCTACTTAATTGGTTTTGCCTTTTTTGAAAGCATTGGTGACTGGATTATTTCTAGCTTGCACCTTGAAGAAGGCTATATATCGCTTAGTCAAAGCTTTCAAGAAAACGCTACGCTAGCTGTATTTACAGCAGCCCTTACTCCTATTCCGTACAAACTTATAACGCTTACGTCTGGAGCGCTGCAGGTTAATTTTGGCGTGTTTTTAATAGCCTCTATTTTAGGTAGAGGAACGCGATTTATTGTTGTTGGCTTTTTAGCAAAATTACTAGGCAAAAAGTACAAAGAACAGATCGAAAAATATATAGATATTATTTCAATTTGTTTGGTACTTATACTTATACTAATACTCTGGCTGAGGAATATTACTCACTAA
- a CDS encoding alpha/beta hydrolase, with protein sequence MKNAIIFHGTGLNPRSHWYGWLADQLIDQGWKVASPSMPSINKEPVEQTLKLLDIELDQDTVLIGHSAGVPLILSILERSNVQVAKSFLVAGFMSVIDPEFSVVLQDSYDTEKIKENCKEFYIYNSTNDPYGCDDKKGQELQSAFGGKLVIKEQGHLGETLNGKFPELLEEIMR encoded by the coding sequence ATGAAGAATGCGATTATTTTTCATGGAACTGGCTTAAATCCAAGAAGTCATTGGTATGGCTGGCTTGCTGATCAACTTATCGACCAGGGGTGGAAAGTCGCGAGCCCATCAATGCCCAGCATTAACAAAGAACCCGTAGAGCAGACTCTTAAATTACTAGATATCGAGTTAGACCAAGACACTGTTCTTATTGGCCATTCCGCGGGGGTTCCTTTGATTCTGTCTATTCTAGAAAGATCTAATGTTCAAGTCGCGAAGTCGTTTTTAGTAGCGGGTTTTATGTCGGTTATTGACCCAGAATTCAGCGTGGTCTTACAGGATAGTTACGACACTGAGAAGATTAAAGAAAATTGCAAAGAATTTTATATTTATAACTCTACAAATGACCCCTACGGATGCGACGACAAAAAAGGTCAAGAATTACAAAGTGCATTTGGCGGAAAGTTAGTCATTAAAGAGCAGGGCCACCTAGGCGAAACTCTAAACGGTAAATTCCCAGAACTGCTCGAGGAGATTATGCGATGA
- the pheT gene encoding phenylalanine--tRNA ligase subunit beta — protein sequence MKISLNWVKQFTEINVSVDELVAKIGSQLGEVEEVIHLGNAYENVVIAKVKSCEKHPNADKLSVCLLDDGGKVEDVERKDGLVEVVCGAPNVKAGMSIAWIPPKATVPQTYFDEEPFVLSARELRGVVSNGMIASAKELGIGDEHNGILEITEEAQPGDSFAELFDLKDEVIIDIENKMFTHRPDCFGLLGVAREIAGILGNQFTSPDDYAKQIEGSWDIQGSELPLTVTNTLLELVPRFMAVAMSDVEIKPSNFLTQTYLARVGLKPVNNIVDVTNYYMYLTGQPMHAFDYDKVAKASGGEAVIEVRHPKPNEEILLLNGKIIKPRAEAIMIATPNQLIGVGGVMGGADTEVDDDTKNIILECATFDMYSIRRTSMEHGLFTDAVTRYSKGQSPWQNDRVLNMTIEAISKEASGSIASKVIDNKADLSQNPEIEVSVDFINSRLGSNLEVDHVKKMLEAVEFSVHTEDSMMKFTAPFWRTDIHIPEDIVEEVGRLYGYDNLPKELPTRTTKPQKRSELFSFKKRLREALAKAGANEVLTYSFVHKNLLEIVGQDPDQAYTLNNALSPDLQKYRLSLTPSLLTHVHQNIKAGHKEFALFEIAKTHNKNHLVEGDLPLEIETLALTYANQKPASSGAAFYAAKAYLNTLADRLGLQFEYKSIKKDPELSITAPFDLRRSAVVMIVGSDNWIGMVGEYKNSVTKKLKLPEHSAGFEISVLDILKAADSIPAYKPLSKFPSTELDVTLKVANSISFGQLKSQIATKQTEIAQAHKIGIAITATEAYQQDDSQTVNYTFKITITPYEATLTTDQSVAIKDQLLESLELKFEEV from the coding sequence ATGAAGATCAGTTTAAATTGGGTTAAGCAATTCACAGAAATTAATGTTTCGGTTGATGAACTAGTTGCAAAAATTGGCAGTCAGCTTGGCGAAGTAGAGGAAGTTATTCACCTTGGCAACGCGTACGAAAATGTCGTAATTGCCAAAGTAAAAAGCTGCGAAAAGCATCCTAATGCCGACAAGCTAAGCGTGTGCTTGCTCGATGATGGTGGCAAAGTTGAAGACGTTGAGCGAAAAGACGGCTTAGTCGAGGTGGTGTGCGGGGCGCCTAACGTTAAAGCAGGCATGTCTATTGCCTGGATCCCGCCAAAAGCGACCGTGCCACAAACATATTTTGACGAGGAACCGTTTGTGCTGTCGGCACGAGAATTGCGCGGAGTTGTAAGTAACGGCATGATAGCGAGTGCAAAAGAACTCGGTATTGGTGATGAGCATAATGGAATCTTAGAAATTACCGAAGAAGCACAACCAGGTGATAGTTTTGCAGAGCTATTTGATCTTAAGGACGAAGTAATAATTGATATTGAGAACAAAATGTTCACCCACCGCCCTGACTGTTTTGGATTGTTGGGGGTCGCCAGAGAAATAGCCGGTATTTTAGGAAATCAATTTACTAGCCCAGATGATTATGCCAAGCAGATCGAGGGAAGCTGGGATATACAAGGGAGCGAACTGCCGCTTACTGTGACGAACACATTGCTGGAGCTAGTCCCACGTTTTATGGCAGTGGCGATGAGCGATGTAGAAATCAAGCCGAGTAACTTTTTAACACAAACCTACTTGGCCAGAGTTGGCTTGAAGCCAGTAAACAATATTGTCGACGTAACTAATTACTACATGTACTTAACAGGCCAACCAATGCACGCTTTTGATTACGATAAAGTCGCTAAAGCTAGCGGCGGAGAAGCAGTTATAGAAGTTCGACATCCAAAACCGAACGAAGAAATTCTTTTACTAAACGGCAAAATTATTAAACCCCGAGCTGAAGCAATTATGATAGCTACTCCAAATCAACTGATTGGCGTTGGTGGTGTTATGGGCGGAGCAGATACTGAAGTTGACGATGATACCAAAAATATCATTTTAGAATGCGCTACATTTGATATGTATTCTATTCGCCGAACCTCCATGGAGCACGGACTATTTACCGATGCCGTTACGCGTTACAGCAAGGGTCAGTCACCATGGCAAAATGACCGAGTATTAAACATGACCATAGAAGCCATTTCAAAAGAAGCAAGCGGCAGTATTGCAAGTAAAGTAATAGATAATAAAGCCGATTTATCGCAAAATCCAGAAATCGAAGTCTCGGTCGATTTTATCAATTCTCGGCTTGGCTCTAATCTGGAAGTAGATCATGTTAAAAAAATGTTAGAGGCAGTAGAATTTAGTGTTCATACAGAGGACTCAATGATGAAATTTACCGCTCCATTCTGGCGAACCGATATACATATTCCAGAGGATATTGTTGAAGAAGTTGGTAGGCTATACGGGTACGACAATCTACCCAAAGAACTGCCAACCCGCACTACTAAGCCGCAAAAACGGTCTGAGCTTTTTAGTTTCAAAAAGCGACTACGCGAGGCGTTAGCTAAAGCCGGTGCTAACGAAGTGTTAACCTATAGTTTTGTTCACAAAAATCTGCTCGAAATAGTCGGCCAAGACCCTGACCAAGCCTACACTTTGAATAATGCGCTAAGCCCTGATTTACAAAAGTATCGACTAAGCCTGACACCAAGTTTGCTAACTCATGTACACCAAAATATTAAGGCTGGGCACAAAGAATTCGCATTATTTGAGATAGCTAAAACACATAACAAAAACCATTTAGTTGAAGGTGATTTACCGCTAGAAATCGAAACACTTGCACTAACGTACGCCAACCAAAAGCCAGCAAGCAGTGGCGCGGCGTTCTATGCGGCTAAGGCGTATTTGAACACGCTTGCCGATAGGCTAGGATTACAGTTTGAATATAAGTCGATAAAGAAAGACCCTGAACTTAGCATTACAGCACCATTTGACTTACGCCGTAGCGCTGTTGTGATGATTGTAGGGTCAGATAACTGGATAGGCATGGTTGGTGAATATAAAAATTCGGTTACTAAAAAACTCAAGTTACCAGAGCATAGCGCCGGATTTGAAATCTCGGTATTAGATATATTGAAGGCTGCGGATTCCATCCCAGCCTACAAGCCACTGTCTAAGTTTCCGTCAACAGAGTTGGATGTAACCCTAAAAGTCGCTAATTCTATAAGCTTTGGTCAGCTCAAAAGCCAAATCGCAACCAAGCAAACTGAGATAGCACAAGCTCACAAGATTGGCATTGCTATAACGGCGACAGAAGCCTATCAACAGGATGATAGCCAGACAGTAAATTATACCTTCAAGATAACTATAACGCCGTATGAGGCGACATTAACTACCGACCAGTCGGTTGCTATCAAAGACCAACTACTAGAAAGCTTAGAACTAAAATTCGAGGAGGTTTAA
- a CDS encoding ACT domain-containing protein, with protein sequence MKVAIQGQAGSYHDTAQRQFFADATIVPAMSFSGVFDAVTNDRAEYGLIAIENSLYGSINRVYDLLLQHKPWVCGEVYLRIEHCLISKSKQDLKNITAVYSQHEALEQCREFFREHMPTVQLVETNDTAGSVAMLKDLPPTAAAVASQAAATLHNAHIIHKGIETNKQNYTRFIVFQKQKNYDLSGQNKTSVVIELPEKAGVLHEVLGLFAKAQINLSKIESRPIVGKAWHYMFYLDFDAGVDEPTSRDVLAKLQTLTTKCIILGSYKNSR encoded by the coding sequence ATGAAAGTTGCAATCCAGGGCCAGGCTGGCTCGTACCACGATACTGCTCAGCGTCAGTTTTTTGCTGACGCAACAATTGTTCCAGCTATGTCATTTAGCGGAGTATTTGACGCAGTTACAAATGACCGGGCTGAATATGGCTTGATTGCAATTGAAAATTCTTTATACGGTTCGATCAATAGGGTATACGACTTATTGCTGCAACATAAACCATGGGTTTGCGGCGAGGTTTATCTACGGATAGAGCATTGTTTAATATCTAAAAGCAAGCAGGACTTAAAAAACATTACTGCAGTGTATTCGCAGCATGAGGCCCTAGAACAGTGTCGTGAATTTTTTAGAGAGCACATGCCCACAGTTCAGCTTGTAGAAACCAATGATACTGCTGGGTCTGTGGCGATGCTCAAAGACCTCCCGCCAACCGCTGCAGCGGTTGCTAGCCAAGCTGCAGCAACGCTACACAATGCGCATATTATTCATAAAGGCATTGAAACAAATAAGCAAAACTACACTCGATTTATTGTGTTTCAAAAACAAAAAAACTATGACCTTAGTGGACAGAATAAAACCTCTGTAGTTATCGAACTACCAGAAAAAGCTGGTGTGCTACACGAAGTTCTTGGACTATTTGCGAAGGCCCAAATAAATCTTAGTAAAATCGAATCCCGTCCCATTGTTGGCAAGGCTTGGCACTACATGTTTTATTTAGACTTTGACGCAGGTGTAGACGAACCAACTAGTCGCGATGTGTTAGCAAAACTGCAAACACTAACGACGAAGTGCATTATTTTAGGTAGCTATAAAAATTCAAGATAA
- a CDS encoding rhodanese domain-containing protein codes for MQKVILYYKFTEVTDPEAIRKWQTVVCAQRGLNGRIIVSKHGINGTLAGDKEALESYIEQMNATVDNKSLDTSFKAEHKEFDTLVNWPDFSGIEYKWSDGDYTVFPRLSVKHRDELVTLGAEDDFNPFNKSVGLRPKEWHEYIKNNPDVTILDARNDYESDIGKFKGAVAPKIKAFKELKPELEKLDKDKPLLTYCTGDIRCEYLSAYMKHKGFKEVYHLDGGIVKYGEEFGDQGYWDGKCFVFDKRMKLEFSEKSKDIGECSDCSEPTSEHTNCSNKLCNSLVLKCKDCLQKQPLCIDCVKAPVKK; via the coding sequence ATGCAAAAAGTAATTTTATATTACAAATTTACGGAAGTTACAGACCCAGAAGCTATTCGAAAGTGGCAAACCGTTGTGTGCGCGCAGCGCGGCTTAAATGGTCGTATTATTGTTAGCAAACACGGCATAAACGGAACGCTTGCTGGCGACAAAGAGGCACTCGAAAGCTATATCGAACAGATGAACGCTACTGTCGACAATAAATCATTAGACACTTCATTTAAAGCAGAACATAAAGAGTTTGATACCTTAGTGAATTGGCCGGACTTTAGCGGCATTGAGTACAAGTGGAGCGATGGAGACTACACGGTGTTTCCCCGTTTGTCTGTAAAACACCGTGACGAACTCGTCACGCTCGGGGCAGAAGACGACTTTAATCCGTTTAATAAGTCAGTTGGCTTGCGGCCAAAAGAATGGCATGAGTATATAAAGAATAATCCAGATGTGACAATTTTAGACGCCCGCAACGATTACGAGTCAGACATAGGTAAGTTTAAAGGTGCGGTTGCGCCTAAAATTAAAGCCTTTAAAGAGCTTAAGCCAGAGCTTGAAAAACTTGATAAAGACAAACCACTACTAACCTATTGCACCGGTGACATTCGCTGCGAATACCTAAGTGCGTATATGAAACACAAAGGCTTTAAAGAGGTGTACCATCTTGACGGCGGTATTGTTAAATACGGAGAAGAATTTGGCGACCAAGGGTATTGGGACGGGAAATGCTTCGTGTTTGATAAGCGCATGAAACTGGAGTTTTCTGAGAAGTCTAAAGACATTGGGGAGTGCAGTGACTGTAGCGAACCAACCAGCGAGCATACCAACTGCAGCAACAAACTCTGCAATAGTCTGGTGCTTAAATGTAAGGATTGTCTGCAAAAACAGCCATTGTGTATTGACTGCGTAAAAGCGCCAGTAAAGAAATAA
- a CDS encoding nucleotide pyrophosphohydrolase, protein MSSQQQVAQEIANLYACFNAKQGNKQWEVKDYLMGFLGDVGDLSKLVMAQQGMRKKDDVKAKLEHELADCLWSLLVLASKLDVDLDKTYKNNMKTLKERVEKELAA, encoded by the coding sequence ATGAGTAGCCAGCAGCAGGTCGCACAAGAAATAGCTAATTTATATGCGTGCTTTAATGCAAAGCAAGGCAATAAACAGTGGGAAGTTAAAGACTATTTAATGGGATTTCTTGGTGATGTTGGTGACCTTTCTAAGCTTGTAATGGCACAGCAAGGTATGCGCAAAAAGGATGACGTAAAAGCGAAATTAGAGCATGAATTGGCTGACTGTTTGTGGTCGCTACTAGTACTTGCAAGTAAGCTCGACGTTGACCTAGACAAAACCTACAAGAACAACATGAAAACTCTAAAAGAGCGCGTAGAGAAGGAGCTTGCGGCATGA
- the uvrA gene encoding excinuclease ABC subunit UvrA: protein MNDVIKIQGAREHNLKDISLELPRNKLIVITGLSGSGKSSLAFDTIYAEGQRRYVESLSSYARQFLGLMEKPDVDQIDGLSPAISIDQKSASRNPRSTVATVTEIYDYLRLLFARIGIPHCPICGNQVSKQSAKQIVDAVLRLPKDARLLVLAPVVADKKGEFAHIPAEFKKLGFVRARVDGVVYNLDEWPNLDKNYKHTIEIVVDRLVNDESQRQRLTESIEQALEVADGVLKIHNVDDDHESIFSEKFACADHPDVYIPELEPRTFSFNSPHGACMTCSGLGNKLEVDPELVVPNKKLTIAEGAIRPWNRAKVDTWYMKKVEAVADKHGFSIHVPASQLKSEDLEKILYGTGNDKYWVELNSGRGYETTYEGVIPNLQRRHTETDSEFMRKDIEKYMVEKPCNACEGRRLRPEALGVTVKDMSIMDICDLSIDDAYQLFETMKLNEKEQMIAKQIFKEIKARLGFLRDVGLNYLTMLRSANTLSGGEAQRIRLATQIGSGLTGVLYVLDEPSIGLHQRDNTRLIKTLVRLRDLGNTVIVVEHDEETIREADELLDIGPGAGIHGGEIIAQGTPAQVAKVKASVTGQYLSGKQSIPTPKKRRKGNGKKLTIKGAREHNLQNISVDIPLGQMVVVSGVSGSGKSSLVNDILAKSLSHQLQRANTVAGKHDTIEGIDNLDKAIVIDQSPIGRTPRSNPATYTGMFTAIRELFAKTPESKIRGYKPGRFSFNVKGGRCETCSGDGILKIEMHFLPDVYVKCDECGGKRYNREALEIHYKDKTIADVLSMTVEDALEFFSNVPTIAKKLNTLNSVGLGYITLGQQATTLSGGEAQRVKLATELAKRSTGKTMYILDEPTTGLHFADVKKLLEVLNALVDSGNSIVVIEHNLDVVKSADHIIDLGPEGGDGGGEIVAIGTPEEVAKVSGSYTGTYLKKML, encoded by the coding sequence GTGAATGACGTCATAAAAATCCAAGGAGCACGGGAGCATAACCTCAAAGATATTAGTCTTGAGCTGCCTCGCAATAAGCTTATCGTAATCACTGGGCTCAGTGGTTCTGGTAAGTCATCTTTGGCTTTCGACACGATATATGCCGAAGGTCAACGGCGCTATGTCGAAAGTTTAAGCAGTTATGCACGCCAGTTTTTAGGCCTAATGGAAAAACCAGATGTTGACCAAATTGATGGCCTATCACCAGCTATTTCGATCGACCAGAAGTCGGCAAGCCGCAACCCACGTTCGACAGTCGCAACTGTTACTGAAATATATGATTATTTGCGTTTGTTGTTTGCTCGAATTGGGATTCCTCACTGTCCAATATGTGGCAATCAAGTGTCTAAGCAGTCAGCCAAGCAAATTGTTGATGCAGTTTTGCGCCTACCCAAAGACGCTCGCTTACTGGTGCTTGCACCGGTTGTGGCTGATAAAAAAGGTGAGTTTGCACACATACCAGCAGAATTTAAAAAGCTTGGCTTTGTGCGTGCTCGCGTCGACGGTGTTGTGTACAACTTAGACGAATGGCCGAACCTAGATAAAAACTACAAGCACACAATAGAGATTGTGGTAGACCGGCTAGTTAATGATGAAAGCCAACGGCAACGGCTAACCGAATCAATAGAACAGGCGCTTGAGGTTGCTGACGGTGTATTGAAAATTCATAACGTTGATGATGATCACGAATCTATTTTTAGCGAAAAATTTGCCTGTGCTGATCACCCAGACGTGTATATTCCAGAATTAGAACCGCGGACCTTTAGTTTTAACAGCCCTCACGGCGCATGTATGACGTGTTCTGGCTTAGGTAATAAGCTAGAAGTTGACCCAGAGCTGGTTGTACCTAATAAAAAACTTACCATCGCCGAAGGTGCTATTCGTCCGTGGAACCGAGCCAAAGTCGACACTTGGTATATGAAAAAAGTCGAAGCAGTCGCCGACAAACACGGTTTTTCGATTCATGTGCCTGCTAGTCAATTAAAGTCAGAAGATTTAGAGAAGATTTTATACGGTACTGGCAATGACAAGTATTGGGTAGAACTTAACAGCGGCCGCGGCTACGAAACAACCTACGAAGGAGTTATTCCTAATTTACAACGCCGCCACACCGAAACCGACAGCGAATTTATGCGTAAAGACATTGAAAAATACATGGTCGAAAAGCCGTGTAATGCCTGTGAGGGTCGCCGCCTACGGCCAGAGGCACTCGGTGTAACTGTTAAAGACATGTCGATTATGGACATCTGCGACCTGTCGATTGACGATGCCTACCAGTTATTCGAAACCATGAAACTTAATGAAAAAGAGCAGATGATCGCCAAGCAAATTTTTAAAGAAATTAAAGCTCGGCTTGGATTTTTACGCGATGTTGGCCTTAATTATCTAACAATGCTGCGAAGTGCTAACACTCTTAGTGGCGGCGAGGCTCAGCGTATTCGTCTGGCAACCCAGATCGGGTCTGGACTAACTGGTGTTTTGTATGTGCTGGACGAACCATCAATTGGCTTACACCAGCGTGACAACACTCGGCTTATTAAAACTTTAGTTCGGCTGCGCGATCTTGGTAACACCGTGATTGTGGTAGAACATGACGAAGAAACTATTCGAGAGGCCGATGAACTGCTAGACATTGGTCCCGGTGCAGGTATTCACGGTGGTGAGATAATCGCCCAAGGTACACCTGCCCAAGTAGCTAAGGTTAAAGCAAGTGTTACAGGGCAGTATTTAAGCGGCAAACAGTCCATACCGACGCCTAAAAAACGACGCAAAGGCAATGGTAAAAAACTTACAATTAAAGGAGCTAGAGAGCACAACCTGCAAAATATTAGTGTCGACATTCCGCTTGGCCAAATGGTAGTTGTTAGCGGTGTTAGCGGGTCGGGAAAGTCCAGTCTTGTCAATGACATTCTAGCTAAATCATTAAGCCATCAGTTGCAGCGGGCGAATACTGTTGCTGGCAAACATGACACTATCGAAGGAATCGACAACTTAGACAAAGCAATAGTAATTGACCAGTCGCCAATTGGTAGAACCCCACGGTCTAACCCGGCAACTTACACCGGTATGTTTACGGCAATTCGCGAGCTTTTTGCAAAAACGCCCGAAAGCAAAATCCGCGGCTACAAACCGGGGCGGTTTAGCTTTAACGTAAAAGGCGGCCGCTGTGAAACCTGTAGTGGTGATGGAATTTTAAAAATCGAAATGCACTTTTTACCAGATGTGTATGTTAAGTGTGACGAATGTGGCGGTAAGCGCTATAACCGCGAAGCGCTTGAGATTCACTATAAAGACAAAACCATTGCCGACGTACTAAGTATGACGGTTGAAGATGCTCTAGAGTTCTTTTCTAATGTGCCAACTATTGCTAAAAAACTCAACACCCTAAACAGTGTTGGTTTGGGCTACATTACGCTCGGTCAGCAAGCTACCACTTTAAGTGGCGGTGAGGCGCAGCGTGTAAAACTGGCGACCGAACTTGCTAAACGCTCAACCGGCAAAACTATGTATATCCTTGACGAGCCAACAACTGGCTTGCACTTTGCCGATGTTAAAAAACTCCTAGAAGTGCTTAATGCGCTGGTTGACAGCGGTAATTCGATTGTGGTGATAGAACACAATCTTGACGTAGTTAAGTCGGCTGATCATATTATCGACCTCGGTCCAGAAGGCGGCGATGGTGGAGGCGAGATTGTGGCAATCGGTACCCCTGAAGAAGTGGCCAAAGTATCAGGCTCATATACTGGTACGTATTTGAAGAAAATGTTATAA
- a CDS encoding excinuclease ABC subunit UvrC, which produces MKNLQDKLQDLPRQPGVYFYKDLDKKVIYVGKAINLRNRVRQYFQKSRARDVKTDLLVQDIADLEWITVESEIEALFLEAEMIKRYMPKYNIDLRDDKSNQYVRIDFKSKHPTVSVVRRPMDDGAEYFGPYIGGGARPALKYLRRIFPFDYKVPNDKKRASLDYHLSLSPGLEVGKTTLKDYKANLRNLKMYLKGDRIKLEKSLKVQMEQAAKNKQFEKAARLRDQVRALKNLKKQVIFSDKELFDISKDQALNGLQELLSLKGAPRRIEGYDISHQSGTNNVASMVVFTNGVSDKGQYRKFKMRLPGNNDFGHMSEVISRRFSGKNIEQWPKPDLILIDGGKGQVSSALEAMKSRGFEIPIIGLAKRHEEIIVPQEDGSMKVVNLGKDSHVTKLLMRVRDESHRFAVSYHTTLKRKKNTASLLEDIPGIGPATRKKLIRTFGSIRGVMQARDFELAKTIGAKKAEVLKMYIGGQKRSDKKI; this is translated from the coding sequence ATGAAAAATCTGCAAGACAAGTTACAAGATTTACCGCGCCAGCCAGGTGTGTATTTTTATAAAGATCTAGATAAAAAAGTTATTTATGTAGGTAAGGCTATTAATTTACGCAATCGGGTACGACAGTATTTTCAAAAGTCGAGAGCCCGCGATGTTAAAACTGATCTGTTAGTCCAAGACATCGCCGATTTAGAGTGGATCACGGTGGAAAGCGAGATCGAGGCGTTGTTTTTAGAGGCCGAAATGATCAAGCGCTACATGCCCAAATACAATATTGATTTGCGCGATGACAAAAGCAATCAATATGTACGGATCGATTTTAAGTCTAAACATCCAACAGTCAGTGTGGTGCGGCGGCCAATGGATGATGGGGCAGAGTATTTTGGCCCGTATATTGGTGGTGGAGCACGGCCAGCTTTAAAATACTTGCGTCGGATTTTCCCTTTTGACTACAAAGTGCCAAATGATAAAAAACGAGCTAGCCTTGATTATCATCTGAGTTTAAGCCCTGGCTTAGAAGTTGGTAAAACGACTCTAAAAGATTACAAGGCAAATTTACGCAATTTAAAGATGTATTTGAAGGGCGACCGCATAAAGCTTGAAAAGTCTTTAAAAGTTCAAATGGAGCAAGCTGCCAAAAACAAACAGTTTGAAAAGGCCGCACGGTTACGAGACCAAGTGCGGGCACTAAAAAACCTCAAAAAACAGGTAATATTTAGCGACAAAGAACTGTTTGATATCAGTAAAGACCAAGCACTCAACGGGTTGCAAGAGCTACTAAGTCTAAAGGGTGCACCACGGCGAATTGAGGGGTATGACATATCTCACCAAAGTGGAACCAATAACGTTGCAAGCATGGTGGTGTTCACAAACGGCGTAAGCGATAAAGGGCAGTACCGTAAATTCAAAATGCGCCTACCTGGCAATAACGACTTTGGGCACATGAGCGAAGTCATATCTCGCAGGTTTAGTGGTAAAAATATAGAACAATGGCCAAAGCCAGATTTAATTTTGATTGATGGTGGCAAGGGGCAGGTAAGCTCTGCGCTAGAGGCTATGAAGTCGAGGGGCTTTGAAATACCAATTATTGGCTTAGCCAAGCGACACGAGGAAATAATTGTTCCTCAAGAAGATGGATCGATGAAAGTAGTCAATCTAGGAAAAGACAGCCATGTTACAAAACTACTGATGCGTGTACGAGACGAATCGCATAGATTTGCTGTCAGCTACCACACTACACTTAAGCGTAAAAAAAACACCGCCAGTTTGCTTGAAGATATTCCTGGTATTGGCCCTGCGACGCGAAAAAAACTTATACGTACCTTCGGAAGTATTCGCGGCGTAATGCAAGCTCGTGATTTTGAGCTAGCTAAAACTATTGGTGCTAAAAAGGCTGAAGTTCTAAAAATGTATATTGGCGGACAGAAACGTTCAGATAAGAAAATTTGA
- a CDS encoding NUDIX domain-containing protein — MSLIQIVDENDNLIGHKERSEVDYSKDIYRITALWLTNSSNQVLLAQRKHTKEKDPGLWGPAMAGTLDEGETYDENAYKEVDEEIGLKNETLTKEQKEYVESPRKYFLQWFSLVLDKPIDYFTVQEDEVEQVKWIDAKELAKDIQENPQNYVPSMPRVLDTFLKEYT; from the coding sequence ATGAGTTTGATTCAAATAGTTGATGAAAATGATAATCTGATTGGCCATAAAGAGCGGTCTGAGGTTGATTATTCAAAAGACATCTATAGAATCACTGCACTCTGGCTTACGAATAGCAGCAATCAGGTGTTGTTGGCTCAAAGAAAGCACACAAAAGAGAAAGACCCAGGTCTTTGGGGGCCCGCTATGGCAGGCACGCTTGATGAGGGAGAGACGTATGACGAAAATGCCTATAAAGAGGTCGACGAAGAAATTGGCCTTAAAAATGAAACTCTTACAAAAGAACAAAAAGAGTATGTTGAAAGTCCACGGAAGTACTTTCTGCAGTGGTTCTCATTGGTTTTAGACAAACCGATTGACTACTTTACAGTTCAAGAAGATGAAGTCGAACAAGTTAAATGGATTGATGCTAAAGAACTAGCAAAAGACATACAAGAAAATCCACAAAACTATGTTCCTTCCATGCCTAGAGTTTTAGATACTTTTTTGAAGGAGTACACATGA